In the Oncorhynchus keta strain PuntledgeMale-10-30-2019 chromosome 32, Oket_V2, whole genome shotgun sequence genome, TTGTAGGCTCCTAAAATGTTATTTTTTGGGGTGCAGAGCTACTTTAGCAACTATATTACTGCTGTGTGAAGCGTACAACCAAGTCTCTTGAGGGGTGTGGGAGTGAACTTGACAATAAATGGATCGGGTTACTGTAAATAACTTATAGAGGACTGGTTAGGGTCACATTGTCTATTTATATATCAGTTCCCATATGTATATTTGTAGGATGATGTGATTTTAATATAGGCCCAGTGTTACTTGGTGGTTTGTGTTCAGTTAAAGAATGTGCTACTTTCCCTGTACTGTAGGCGGCGCCAGTGGATAAGTGTGAGAGACCCCGGAAAACGGAAGAAGTGAACTTGACACTGACTGGTTCGTTAGTTACTGGCAAAACAATAACCATTACTAAAGTTGTGCTCGGAACAATGTACAGGTGAGGAGCTAATGTTCTTGTTCCACAAACCTGCTAAATATTGTGATAACCGTAAGTGTTGCTTCTCGTAGCCCCGGAAAGTTATTTGTGCTATActactaacattagctagctatgtAACGTTAATTTAGCGTAGCCAGTTAGCAAGCTAGCATGAACGCTGGCAGCAGTAGCTTGCTTCTTGCAAGGCTGATGAAATGTAGCTATGTTGTTCGTTGTTCGTATCAATCAATCTATTTGCATATGTGTTTGTTAAATGTATGTATTTTGCATATAGTTAACGAGCCACCAGTACAATACTCGACGTTTCGCTATCTATTATTATCTAGCTAAAGTGTCCACATCACGGCCACGCGCTGTCAAACAATTGCTTTAGGACTATATTCTGCGTTAGCGCATAACCGAGTCTAGCTTTATAAGCTATTTTGTTAATGGGATTAGCCAGTCTGTGGCTGCTCTAATAACTCATTCACAGGCCAGCGATTTAGACGGACATGTGTAAGTGAGCGGTTAGCCAGAAGTCAATgcaaggcagacagacagggtgggcgTAACGTCTTTACAGATGGGCTACTCAAGAAGAAGCTGCTAAACATGTGTAGTATATTACAAGGTTGCAGAGGTCACAATGCTAGTCTTTAGAAGAAGCTAGCTTGATACTGTATTTATAGAGCAGAGATATAGTGCAGGTCTTGTAGCCAGATCAGTGATCTACAGGCAGGAGGTGTCCTTTTCTAAACATCCCTTAAAAGTCAACTGGCTGAAGACCATATTGCCCCCTTGAGGATTTGCCCAGTACAAGCTTTATCAGgcttatactgtactgtaggtaatGCATTTGTTTGTGTTGCCCTTCAGGTTATCAACAGATGGTAGACGGTGGGTGTTGTTCAGACAGTGACTCTGACTATCCATCTCCATTATGGTGCTGTGCAGCAGCATGTTGGCTGTGGCATTCCTCTTGTCTCAGGCTGGGGGGTTCCTGCACTCTTTGGAAGAGGATGCCCTTCCTAAGGAGTGGGTGCTGCTTCACATGGTGCAGGGCCACATCGGGGCGGGCAACTACAGCTACCTTAGGCTCAACCACGATGGCAAGATCATCCTGCACATGCGCAGCCTCAAGGGTGATGCAGACCTGTACGTCTCAGACAAAACTCTGCGGCCCAGCTTCGACACCTACAAGCTGCAGTCGGTCACCTGCGGCCAGGACGTGGTCGTAGTGCCTGGAGACTTTGGGAGGCCCGTGGGGATTGGCATTTATGGCCACCCGTCGCACCAGGAGAGTGAGTTTGAGATGAGGGTGTTTTACGATCAGACTTCCCTCCAGGACCCGTTTGATAAAAGGTCGTACCCCTCAGAGGAGGACCGGGGGAAGCAGAAATACTCTCCAGCTCCAGAGGATGACTTCCAGGAAGAGGAGTCCATCTTCTGGACTATTTTAATTGGGATTCTGAAGATTATACTTGAAATTTTGTTCTAATAaatgtgtgctgctgctctctgccATGTGCATTTTTAGAATGAGGACACTTGTGGTGTAGTCGAGCTGAGC is a window encoding:
- the LOC118364893 gene encoding UPF0669 protein C6orf120 homolog, with product MVLCSSMLAVAFLLSQAGGFLHSLEEDALPKEWVLLHMVQGHIGAGNYSYLRLNHDGKIILHMRSLKGDADLYVSDKTLRPSFDTYKLQSVTCGQDVVVVPGDFGRPVGIGIYGHPSHQESEFEMRVFYDQTSLQDPFDKRSYPSEEDRGKQKYSPAPEDDFQEEESIFWTILIGILKIILEILF